One Campylobacter sputorum subsp. sputorum DNA segment encodes these proteins:
- a CDS encoding ABC transporter permease codes for MKKFLFAFLIIIVLAILALFAPFITHFNPDYVNLESARLAPNSTYIFGTDMLGRDILTRILYALRISLIVGFFSAFFSCFIGVIYAFLAAISPKIIDHIMMRIVDGFLAMPMMLFIMFFSAILDAGIINMIVVISLSLWMQTARVMRNEYEKISSQEFVKSAIVLGSSKINIIFKEILPNLFSILMVFFSINFAHAIATEAVLSFFGIGVPVGKASLGNMLNDSTNAMFVGAWWIIFYPGIVLFLLIICVLYIGNFIEQKDRIYA; via the coding sequence ATGAAAAAGTTTCTTTTTGCTTTTTTGATTATTATTGTATTAGCGATTTTAGCTTTATTTGCACCGTTTATTACGCATTTTAATCCAGATTATGTAAATCTTGAATCTGCCAGACTTGCTCCAAATTCTACTTATATTTTTGGTACAGATATGCTAGGTAGGGACATTTTAACTAGAATTTTATATGCTCTTAGAATTTCTTTGATAGTTGGTTTTTTTAGTGCATTTTTTAGCTGTTTTATAGGGGTAATTTATGCTTTTTTGGCTGCAATTTCTCCAAAAATCATAGATCACATAATGATGAGAATTGTAGATGGATTTTTGGCTATGCCTATGATGCTCTTTATAATGTTTTTTAGTGCTATTTTGGATGCTGGGATTATAAATATGATTGTTGTAATCTCGCTTAGTTTATGGATGCAAACAGCAAGAGTTATGCGAAATGAGTATGAAAAGATATCAAGCCAAGAGTTTGTAAAATCCGCAATTGTTCTTGGAAGTTCAAAAATTAATATTATTTTTAAAGAGATTTTACCAAATTTATTTAGCATATTAATGGTATTTTTTAGTATAAATTTCGCTCATGCCATAGCAACTGAAGCTGTGCTCAGTTTTTTTGGTATAGGTGTTCCTGTTGGCAAAGCAAGTTTAGGTAATATGCTAAATGATTCTACTAATGCTATGTTTGTTGGAGCTTGGTGGATTATATTTTATCCTGGTATTGTGCTGTTTTTGCTTATTATTTGTGTGCTTTATATAGGAAATTTCATAGAGCAAAAAGATAGGATTTATGCTTGA
- a CDS encoding flavocytochrome c, which yields MQKEISRREALKLGALGVGAGVLGASNLMAKSIDAKDVKFDEEYDVVIIGSGFAGLAAGITAAKRGFKTLIVEKMGRIGGNSTINGGIFAVPNSELQKKNDIKDSKKLFIDDCVKAGLGLNHVELLEILADRAVETFNFTLENGATYLDKLLLEGGHSVPRTYYVSNTSGSGIVKPLTESYQKLPNATLKTRVKFDNFILDDKDEIVGISVRENYKFDSKLFSDDNENTSGERKFIKAKRGVVLASGGFCSDKYFRKLQDPKAVEEFDTTNHSGATAGAMIEAFGIGAMPVQIGWIQYIPYKCPDEKGNGITSKFASQAAFRYGISVDPRTGKRYMNELADRKVRADAMFKIIDTKKDIYPINLSDSVAVSKLVPKDIENPLETGAIKKFDTLDELAKYYKIPADELKKTVEQYNSYVKAGKDPDFAKPMHLTDGITISKAPFYAMRGAPKLHHTMGGVKINTKAQVLNYQNKPIPRLYAAGEVTGGTHGASRLGSVAILDCLTFGMIAGENI from the coding sequence ATGCAAAAAGAAATTTCAAGACGCGAAGCACTAAAACTTGGTGCTTTAGGAGTGGGTGCAGGTGTGCTTGGTGCATCAAATTTAATGGCTAAATCAATTGATGCAAAAGATGTGAAATTTGATGAAGAATACGATGTTGTTATCATCGGATCAGGTTTTGCAGGACTTGCAGCTGGTATTACAGCGGCTAAAAGAGGATTTAAAACTTTGATTGTAGAAAAAATGGGAAGAATTGGCGGAAATTCTACAATTAATGGTGGAATTTTTGCAGTGCCAAATAGCGAATTACAAAAGAAAAATGATATAAAAGATTCAAAAAAATTATTTATTGATGATTGTGTTAAGGCAGGACTTGGACTTAATCATGTGGAATTGCTTGAAATTTTAGCAGATAGGGCTGTAGAAACTTTTAATTTTACTCTTGAAAACGGAGCGACCTATCTTGATAAACTGCTTTTAGAGGGCGGACACTCAGTGCCTAGAACTTATTATGTTTCAAATACAAGTGGCTCTGGAATTGTTAAACCATTAACAGAAAGTTACCAAAAACTACCAAATGCTACTTTAAAAACTAGAGTAAAATTTGATAATTTTATTTTAGATGATAAAGATGAAATAGTTGGAATTTCTGTAAGAGAAAACTATAAATTTGATTCAAAATTATTTAGTGATGATAACGAAAATACAAGTGGGGAAAGAAAGTTTATCAAAGCAAAAAGAGGTGTTGTATTAGCAAGTGGTGGTTTTTGTAGCGATAAGTATTTTAGAAAATTACAAGATCCAAAGGCTGTTGAAGAATTTGACACTACAAACCATTCTGGGGCAACTGCTGGTGCAATGATAGAAGCTTTTGGAATTGGTGCAATGCCTGTTCAAATTGGTTGGATACAATACATTCCTTATAAATGTCCTGATGAAAAAGGTAATGGAATTACCAGCAAATTTGCCTCACAGGCTGCTTTTAGATATGGAATTTCTGTTGATCCAAGGACTGGAAAACGCTATATGAATGAGCTTGCAGATAGAAAGGTCAGAGCCGATGCTATGTTTAAGATAATCGATACTAAAAAAGATATTTATCCAATAAATTTATCAGATAGTGTTGCTGTTTCAAAACTTGTCCCAAAAGATATCGAAAATCCGTTAGAAACTGGGGCTATTAAAAAATTTGATACACTTGATGAACTAGCTAAATACTATAAAATCCCAGCAGATGAGCTTAAAAAAACAGTTGAACAATATAACTCATATGTCAAAGCTGGAAAAGACCCGGATTTTGCAAAACCAATGCATTTAACAGATGGAATAACAATTTCAAAAGCACCATTTTATGCAATGAGAGGTGCACCAAAACTTCATCATACAATGGGTGGAGTAAAAATAAATACTAAAGCTCAGGTGTTGAATTATCAAAATAAACCAATCCCTAGACTTTATGCAGCCGGTGAGGTTACAGGCGGAACACACGGAGCTAGTCGTTTAGGAAGCGTTGCTATACTTGATTGCTTAACTTTTGGAATGATAGCTGGAGAAAATATATAA
- a CDS encoding ABC transporter substrate-binding protein, giving the protein MINTLAFAKSDTIIIGVENETPKINPLFDEDHDSALDLIFSGLTTHDENMKIVPDLAKSWEISKDRKVYTFELRDDAYWHDGEKFSADDVKFTIQTALDEKLSSPAKANYEPIDKVEVLSPYKIKITLKTPFEPLLSALSIGMLPKHILDGKDLSVDNYNNAPIGTGPYKLVEWNKGKYLKFEAFDKYYGGVAKTKNVYMKFVPDFNVAAMQLQKGELDAALSEPNMAIKLSKNPNLKILKEDSADYRALMFNMQNELFKDKNVRKALNYAVNKEAIVKNILHGYGSVANNPIEKSWANDENVAKFEYNPQKAIKILQDNGWSKNKNGYFQKDGKELKFGIYAYNTDPLRVSLANILSSDFQKIGINATAYAKPQGSFKISDVDTFLIGWGSPFDPDFHTYRIFGSFADSSVDPNGWNYSHYNDKNVDEALFKARSLAKIEDRKVYYSKFLEAIYENPPFIFIAYLEFPLVYNAKISGIKPHVLGHHGGGFAWNVKDWIKE; this is encoded by the coding sequence ATGATAAATACTTTAGCTTTTGCCAAAAGTGATACTATTATCATTGGTGTAGAAAACGAAACGCCTAAGATAAATCCACTTTTTGATGAAGATCATGATAGTGCGTTAGATCTCATATTTTCAGGACTTACAACTCATGATGAAAATATGAAAATAGTTCCAGATCTTGCAAAAAGCTGGGAGATAAGTAAAGATAGAAAAGTTTATACATTTGAATTAAGAGATGATGCGTATTGGCACGATGGAGAGAAATTTAGTGCAGATGATGTTAAATTTACTATACAAACTGCACTTGATGAGAAGTTAAGTTCTCCTGCAAAAGCAAATTACGAACCTATAGACAAAGTTGAGGTTTTAAGTCCGTATAAGATAAAAATTACGCTAAAAACACCTTTTGAACCGCTTTTATCGGCTCTTAGCATAGGTATGCTTCCAAAGCATATTTTAGACGGCAAAGATTTAAGCGTAGATAACTACAACAATGCACCTATTGGTACAGGACCTTATAAATTAGTAGAATGGAATAAAGGAAAATATCTTAAATTTGAAGCTTTTGACAAATATTATGGCGGCGTTGCAAAAACAAAAAATGTTTATATGAAATTTGTACCTGATTTTAATGTCGCAGCTATGCAACTACAAAAAGGCGAGTTAGACGCGGCATTAAGTGAGCCAAATATGGCTATAAAGCTTTCAAAAAATCCAAATTTGAAAATCTTAAAAGAAGATAGTGCGGATTATAGAGCGTTGATGTTTAATATGCAAAATGAACTTTTTAAAGATAAAAATGTTCGCAAGGCTCTAAATTATGCAGTAAATAAAGAAGCTATAGTAAAAAATATTTTACATGGTTATGGAAGCGTTGCAAATAATCCTATAGAAAAAAGCTGGGCAAATGATGAAAATGTTGCTAAATTTGAATACAACCCACAAAAAGCTATAAAAATTTTGCAAGATAATGGATGGAGTAAAAATAAAAATGGATATTTTCAAAAAGATGGCAAAGAGCTTAAATTTGGCATATATGCTTACAATACGGATCCTTTGCGTGTAAGTCTTGCAAATATTTTATCAAGCGATTTTCAAAAAATTGGTATAAATGCTACAGCTTATGCAAAACCACAAGGCTCATTTAAAATTTCAGATGTTGATACATTTTTAATAGGCTGGGGTTCTCCATTTGATCCGGATTTTCATACATATAGAATTTTTGGCAGTTTTGCTGATAGTAGTGTAGATCCAAATGGTTGGAATTATAGCCATTATAATGATAAAAATGTAGATGAAGCTCTTTTCAAGGCTAGAAGTTTAGCCAAGATAGAAGATAGAAAAGTTTATTATAGTAAATTTTTAGAAGCTATTTATGAAAATCCGCCATTTATATTTATAGCGTATCTTGAGTTTCCACTTGTTTATAATGCTAAAATTTCAGGTATAAAACCACATGTATTGGGTCATCATGGCGGCGGTTTTGCTTGGAATGTAAAAGATTGGATAAAAGAGTAG
- a CDS encoding flavocytochrome c, protein MQKEISRREALKLGALGVGAGVLGASNLMAMPLDAKDVKFDEEYDVVIIGSGFGALAAGITSAERGLKVLLVEKMGRLGGNSVINGGIFAVPNNEAQKKEGIKDSNELFLKDCLKAGLQINHTELLETIANRAKDVFALTVKCGAKYVEKLSHAGGHSVPRTYQTANGSGSGIVLPMIEYIEKNPNVVIKKRTKFDDFVLDNDGKVVGISVREGYKFDSKLKDDDRENKSGERKFFKAKRGVVLASGGFCRDIFFRQLQDPRLGKDVDSTNHPGATAGGLIAALNIGACPVQVSWLQYGPWACPDEVGFGVGSMFNVNGSFRYGISVDPRTGKRYMNELADRKTRADAMFKVIDAKKDIYPINFCDSQCIPSLLSSHFEKPLKAGILKEFKTLDELAAHYKIPADELKKTVEKYNAGVKAGKDEFGKPVETTGGIDISKPPFYAERGVPKLHHTMGGVKINTKAQVISINTKKPIPGLYAAGEVTGGTHGASRLGSVAITDCLTFGMIAGENI, encoded by the coding sequence ATGCAAAAAGAAATTTCAAGACGCGAAGCACTAAAACTTGGTGCTTTAGGAGTGGGTGCAGGTGTGCTTGGTGCATCAAATTTAATGGCTATGCCACTTGATGCAAAAGATGTGAAATTTGATGAAGAATACGATGTTGTTATCATCGGATCAGGTTTTGGAGCACTTGCGGCTGGAATTACTTCAGCTGAGAGAGGACTAAAAGTTTTGCTTGTAGAAAAAATGGGGCGACTTGGTGGAAATTCCGTTATAAATGGCGGTATATTTGCAGTGCCAAATAACGAAGCTCAAAAGAAAGAGGGCATTAAAGATTCAAATGAGTTGTTTTTAAAAGACTGCTTAAAAGCTGGACTTCAAATCAACCATACAGAATTACTTGAAACAATTGCAAATAGAGCAAAAGATGTGTTTGCACTTACTGTAAAATGCGGTGCAAAATATGTTGAAAAACTATCTCATGCTGGTGGGCATTCGGTGCCTAGAACATATCAAACAGCAAATGGAAGTGGCTCTGGTATAGTTTTACCGATGATTGAATACATTGAAAAAAATCCAAATGTTGTAATCAAAAAAAGAACAAAATTTGATGATTTTGTTCTAGATAATGATGGCAAAGTTGTAGGAATTTCGGTAAGAGAAGGATATAAATTTGACTCAAAGCTTAAAGATGATGATAGAGAAAACAAAAGCGGAGAGAGAAAATTCTTTAAAGCAAAAAGAGGCGTTGTTCTCGCAAGTGGTGGATTTTGCCGCGATATATTTTTTAGACAACTTCAAGATCCTAGACTTGGAAAAGATGTTGATTCCACAAATCATCCTGGTGCAACAGCAGGTGGCTTGATAGCAGCACTTAATATCGGCGCTTGCCCAGTTCAAGTTTCATGGCTACAATATGGTCCTTGGGCTTGCCCAGATGAGGTCGGATTTGGTGTTGGGTCAATGTTTAATGTAAATGGTTCATTTAGATATGGAATTTCTGTTGATCCAAGAACTGGAAAACGCTATATGAACGAACTTGCTGATAGAAAAACAAGAGCCGATGCAATGTTTAAGGTAATTGATGCTAAAAAAGATATTTATCCTATAAATTTCTGCGATTCACAATGCATTCCTAGTTTATTATCATCGCATTTTGAAAAGCCTTTAAAAGCAGGAATTTTAAAGGAATTTAAAACTCTTGATGAGTTAGCGGCACATTATAAAATTCCAGCAGATGAGCTTAAAAAAACAGTTGAAAAATACAACGCTGGTGTTAAGGCTGGAAAAGATGAGTTTGGCAAACCAGTTGAAACAACAGGCGGAATTGATATTTCAAAACCACCATTTTATGCTGAGCGTGGCGTTCCAAAACTTCATCATACAATGGGTGGCGTAAAAATCAACACCAAAGCACAAGTTATCTCTATAAATACAAAAAAACCAATCCCCGGACTTTATGCAGCCGGTGAGGTTACAGGTGGAACACACGGGGCTAGCAGACTTGGAAGCGTGGCAATTACTGATTGCTTAACTTTTGGAATGATAGCTGGAGAAAATATCTAA
- a CDS encoding cytochrome c3 family protein — MRLLFSFLLFGCISNTLFGEENSSKSAIVSILEISDELRAKHKIKPHHAKLHFDCIHCHDNQGSDPAKFKNPGDEGCLSCHKSKKYMAKRTGFMDTLKANPHNSVHDGPNLYCDECHMEHSKPINMCDECHEAEVKQWMRPTP; from the coding sequence ATGCGACTTTTGTTTAGTTTTTTACTTTTTGGTTGTATTTCAAATACACTATTTGGCGAAGAAAATTCATCTAAAAGTGCGATTGTTTCTATTTTAGAAATTAGTGATGAGCTTAGAGCAAAACACAAAATCAAACCACATCACGCAAAGCTTCATTTTGATTGTATTCACTGTCATGATAATCAAGGAAGTGATCCTGCTAAATTTAAAAATCCCGGCGATGAGGGCTGTTTATCGTGTCATAAAAGCAAAAAATATATGGCTAAAAGAACAGGATTTATGGATACTTTGAAAGCAAATCCGCATAATTCGGTTCATGATGGACCAAATTTGTATTGTGATGAGTGTCATATGGAGCATTCAAAACCTATAAATATGTGTGATGAATGCCACGAAGCTGAGGTTAAACAATGGATGAGGCCTACGCCATGA
- a CDS encoding ABC transporter ATP-binding protein yields MSRLKVVNLHKNYLIKRHILEHYEKLEILKDINFEIKSGEDLAILGSSGSGKSTLARMLCMLEICDKGEIYLDDINITNLKFNEQRKLRSHIQYVFQNTHLSLNPKRSIMQLFKDVYLNFNIKFDKSDLLKILENLGLKEDILDKKPYEISGGMSARIALARALIVKPKFLILDEITSGLDFLNQKKLLILLKELKKNYNISYILITHNLEVAKFLCKNALILENGEVVYNGTFEDAKQNKYYAKFQKAIKK; encoded by the coding sequence ATGAGTAGATTAAAGGTTGTAAATTTACATAAAAATTATCTCATAAAAAGGCATATTTTAGAACATTATGAAAAGCTAGAGATTTTAAAAGATATAAATTTTGAAATTAAAAGTGGCGAGGATTTGGCTATTTTAGGAAGTAGCGGAAGTGGAAAAAGCACTCTTGCTAGAATGCTGTGTATGCTCGAAATTTGCGATAAAGGCGAAATTTATCTTGATGATATAAACATAACTAATCTTAAATTTAACGAACAAAGAAAACTAAGAAGCCATATACAATATGTTTTTCAAAATACGCATTTATCACTTAATCCAAAAAGAAGCATAATGCAACTTTTTAAAGATGTTTATTTGAATTTTAATATCAAATTTGATAAATCAGATCTTTTGAAAATATTAGAAAATTTAGGATTAAAAGAAGATATTTTGGATAAAAAACCTTATGAGATAAGTGGCGGAATGTCAGCAAGAATTGCACTTGCAAGAGCGCTTATTGTAAAACCAAAGTTTTTGATACTTGATGAGATAACAAGTGGGCTTGATTTTTTAAACCAAAAAAAGCTTCTTATCTTACTAAAAGAACTTAAAAAAAATTATAATATTTCTTATATTTTGATAACTCACAACCTAGAAGTAGCTAAATTTTTATGTAAAAACGCTCTTATCCTTGAAAATGGTGAAGTTGTATATAATGGCACTTTTGAAGACGCAAAACAAAACAAATACTATGCTAAATTTCAAAAAGCTATAAAAAAATAA
- a CDS encoding ATP-binding cassette domain-containing protein — MINIENLNLIYKNHHILKNINLNIKNGKTLGIIGQSGSGKSMFARTLINLLGNEFVLNASKFEILGKKVLSFSKKELVNYRKFDVGLIFQNAGESFHPLYNIGDIFITTLKNHYKDVKEIKKIAFETFFRLGFDDVELLWHSFPMQISGGMLARVQIALNLCMKQKLLICDEITSSLDSINAQNIIDILKELKNEINFIIITHDPHVVYELADEICVFDSGSIIETNSKFEIFTNPKEELTKEILCGKLN; from the coding sequence TTGATAAATATAGAAAATTTAAATTTAATATATAAAAATCATCATATTTTAAAAAATATAAACTTAAATATCAAAAATGGCAAAACACTTGGTATTATCGGGCAAAGTGGTAGCGGTAAGTCTATGTTTGCAAGAACTTTAATAAATCTTTTAGGAAACGAGTTTGTTTTAAATGCAAGCAAATTTGAAATTCTTGGCAAAAAAGTTTTATCATTTAGTAAAAAAGAACTTGTAAATTACCGCAAATTTGATGTAGGGCTTATTTTTCAAAATGCCGGTGAGAGCTTTCATCCGCTTTATAATATAGGCGATATTTTTATCACAACTTTAAAAAATCACTACAAAGATGTTAAGGAAATTAAAAAAATAGCTTTTGAAACATTTTTTCGTCTTGGTTTTGACGATGTGGAGCTTTTATGGCATTCTTTTCCGATGCAAATAAGTGGCGGAATGTTAGCAAGAGTGCAAATTGCTCTAAATTTATGTATGAAACAAAAACTGCTTATTTGCGATGAAATAACAAGTTCGCTTGATAGCATTAATGCACAAAATATCATAGATATATTAAAAGAGCTTAAAAATGAGATAAATTTCATCATCATAACACACGATCCGCATGTTGTTTATGAGCTTGCGGATGAAATTTGTGTGTTTGATAGTGGCAGTATAATAGAAACAAATTCTAAATTTGAAATATTTACAAACCCTAAAGAAGAGCTGACAAAAGAAATTTTGTGTGGAAAGTTAAACTAA
- a CDS encoding ABC transporter permease, with protein sequence MKSLISKELFSAILLLFCLSFCIYLVAYLLPTDAVYAMFSRPEVVSEAIKEQISHKLGLDRPFLVQYFSWLKNALCGNFGYSLIDFRSINELFNERFLNTIILNGLNLILLIIFSLIFGIISALNENKFIDHAITFVSFGFVCMPSFWIALVAIMVFSVHFGIFPTSGLHALGDDSLKSRAYHIVLPLLVLFVAHIGLYIRVVRSSFLVSLKQPFVFAMFARGVSKFEIYKGVLKHSLVPIISYIGANFAALITGSYIIESIFLYPGLGELAITSILSKDYSVILAVILLTAVFAVFGNLFAKILCIIINRGQKSL encoded by the coding sequence TTGAAAAGTCTTATATCAAAAGAGCTTTTTTCGGCGATATTGCTACTATTTTGTCTTAGTTTTTGCATATATTTGGTTGCGTATTTACTGCCAACTGACGCTGTTTATGCAATGTTTTCAAGACCAGAGGTTGTAAGCGAGGCTATAAAAGAGCAAATTTCTCACAAACTTGGTCTTGATAGACCTTTTTTAGTGCAGTATTTTTCGTGGTTAAAAAATGCATTATGCGGAAATTTTGGTTATTCTTTAATAGATTTTAGAAGTATTAATGAGCTTTTTAATGAGAGATTTTTAAATACAATCATTTTAAATGGTCTAAATTTAATACTTCTTATCATTTTTTCGCTTATTTTTGGGATAATTAGTGCATTAAATGAGAATAAATTTATAGATCATGCTATAACTTTTGTATCGTTTGGTTTTGTTTGTATGCCATCTTTTTGGATTGCGTTAGTAGCAATTATGGTATTTTCGGTGCATTTTGGAATTTTCCCAACTTCAGGTCTTCATGCACTTGGCGATGATAGTTTAAAAAGTAGGGCTTATCATATAGTTTTGCCACTTCTTGTGCTTTTTGTGGCTCATATCGGGCTTTATATAAGAGTGGTAAGAAGCAGTTTTTTGGTCTCATTAAAACAACCTTTTGTATTTGCTATGTTTGCAAGAGGTGTTAGTAAATTTGAAATTTATAAAGGCGTTTTAAAGCATTCATTAGTGCCTATAATTAGCTATATAGGAGCAAATTTTGCTGCACTAATAACTGGTTCTTACATTATAGAGAGCATTTTTTTGTATCCTGGACTTGGTGAACTAGCGATAACTTCTATACTTAGTAAAGATTATTCTGTAATTTTGGCTGTTATTTTGCTAACTGCTGTTTTTGCCGTATTTGGCAATTTGTTTGCAAAAATACTTTGCATTATTATAAATAGAGGGCAAAAAAGCTTATGA
- a CDS encoding cytochrome c3 family protein has translation MDEAYAMKKKILSFICVGFLIGVVVCYATYEGVTRTGGDKFCIVCHEMAPMVASYHNDVHGGAGKMGIKAQCVDCHMPHNNIFNYIFTKAKNGVLEGYIHFFGDPKNIDWHSNRARRDEFVFDDGCLKCHVNFQNLPEISPKGKQMHEHYTSLLNTDKKIGCASCHVETGHNGLKNMLNYFNPEYKIYEREMNATRDIVLEKLKKDGFL, from the coding sequence ATGGATGAGGCCTACGCCATGAAAAAGAAAATTTTATCATTTATTTGTGTTGGTTTTTTAATCGGAGTTGTTGTTTGTTACGCAACATATGAGGGCGTTACAAGGACTGGTGGGGATAAATTTTGCATAGTTTGCCACGAAATGGCACCGATGGTAGCTTCTTATCACAATGATGTTCATGGCGGTGCTGGAAAAATGGGGATAAAAGCTCAGTGCGTGGATTGTCATATGCCGCATAATAATATTTTTAACTACATTTTTACAAAGGCTAAAAATGGAGTTTTAGAGGGTTATATACATTTCTTTGGTGATCCTAAAAATATCGACTGGCATTCTAATAGAGCAAGGCGAGATGAGTTTGTATTTGACGATGGCTGTTTGAAGTGCCACGTAAATTTCCAAAACTTGCCTGAAATTAGCCCAAAAGGTAAGCAAATGCACGAACATTACACAAGTTTGTTAAATACAGACAAAAAAATTGGTTGTGCTAGTTGTCATGTGGAAACTGGACACAACGGGCTTAAAAATATGCTAAACTACTTTAATCCAGAGTATAAAATCTACGAAAGAGAAATGAATGCGACAAGAGACATTGTTTTAGAAAAACTCAAAAAAGATGGGTTTTTGTAG
- a CDS encoding CsgG/HfaB family protein has product MKQKILISICAAVLFVGCASESSRVVEVPKVEISKVAYKGEKIPVSIGRFNNQSSYQNGIFSDGEDRLGNQAQTILATSLQQTGRFDVLDRTNLKAIAQESGFSKATQDIKGARYVITGDVVEFGRKTVGDHQLFGILGRGKTQIAYSKVNLNIVDVKTSQIVYSTQGAGEYSLSNREVIGFGGTAGYDATLNGKVLSLSINEAVNNLGLGLDNKEWK; this is encoded by the coding sequence ATGAAACAAAAAATTTTAATCTCAATATGTGCTGCTGTGCTGTTTGTTGGTTGTGCTAGTGAAAGCTCAAGAGTGGTTGAAGTACCAAAAGTTGAGATATCAAAGGTTGCATATAAAGGCGAAAAAATACCAGTATCCATAGGAAGATTTAACAACCAATCGTCATATCAAAATGGTATATTTTCAGATGGTGAGGATAGACTTGGAAATCAAGCTCAAACCATACTTGCAACAAGTTTGCAACAAACTGGAAGATTTGATGTTTTAGATAGAACAAATTTAAAAGCAATCGCTCAAGAAAGCGGTTTTTCTAAAGCAACACAAGATATAAAAGGTGCTAGATATGTTATAACTGGCGATGTTGTTGAATTTGGTAGAAAAACAGTGGGTGATCATCAATTATTTGGTATTTTGGGTCGCGGAAAAACTCAAATTGCGTATTCAAAAGTAAATTTAAATATCGTTGATGTTAAGACTTCTCAAATTGTATATTCTACGCAAGGTGCTGGCGAATACTCTCTTTCAAATCGTGAAGTTATAGGTTTTGGCGGAACTGCTGGATATGACGCAACGCTAAATGGTAAGGTTTTAAGCCTTTCAATAAATGAAGCTGTTAATAACCTAGGTTTAGGACTTGATAATAAAGAGTGGAAATGA